Proteins from one Acidobacteriota bacterium genomic window:
- a CDS encoding nitroreductase family protein, which yields MTNSSSRHVRRSAHVIATWGRGARHVMAVGRGTRVPASALMLDVLDRLDTWVAVADLAADLELPPAALEMLLDGLDAHGLIETAPAGVVPPAREHAHIGPDAAPASSSAWTRWSPVARWFHEATRDVPFGTRPGTPPRPPDQPRPAIALPATDGPAIALRLPTLDDVSLARALRERRTHRRFGPEAIGHDALATLLGVTFGVQAVAHADEGSLHLKTSPSGGARHSLEAYVWVRRVEGVPSALYHYRPDDHVLAHVADVPAERAGLGEPAVPPGEPARRAPVTRWLPTQTGYDEASVVVVMASVLERVAWRYAHARAYRVLLIEAGHLGQTFCLTAAALGLAPFCTAALADSTIEADLHLDGETQPVVYAVGVGTTVDGPWRPHAGRPAPTLERTRLGLALDAAE from the coding sequence ATGACCAACAGCTCTTCGCGCCACGTACGGCGGTCGGCGCACGTGATCGCGACGTGGGGACGTGGCGCGCGACATGTGATGGCTGTCGGGCGCGGGACGCGCGTGCCTGCGTCGGCACTGATGCTGGATGTGCTCGATCGCCTCGACACGTGGGTGGCGGTCGCCGATCTGGCGGCCGATCTCGAACTGCCGCCCGCTGCACTCGAGATGCTCCTCGACGGTCTCGACGCGCATGGATTGATCGAAACGGCACCGGCGGGTGTCGTACCGCCAGCACGCGAGCACGCGCACATCGGTCCTGACGCGGCACCGGCATCATCCTCTGCGTGGACGCGATGGTCACCGGTTGCGCGATGGTTTCACGAGGCCACGCGCGACGTCCCGTTTGGCACGCGTCCGGGGACGCCACCACGTCCGCCCGACCAGCCGCGTCCTGCCATCGCACTACCGGCCACCGATGGACCGGCCATCGCGCTGCGACTTCCGACGCTCGACGACGTGTCGCTCGCGCGTGCACTTCGCGAGAGGCGGACACATCGGCGCTTCGGCCCCGAGGCGATCGGACACGATGCGTTGGCCACGCTGCTCGGCGTGACGTTCGGCGTACAGGCGGTGGCGCACGCCGACGAGGGGTCGCTGCACCTCAAGACGTCGCCGTCAGGCGGCGCACGCCACAGTCTTGAAGCCTACGTCTGGGTGCGTCGCGTGGAGGGCGTGCCCTCCGCGCTGTACCACTATCGGCCTGACGACCACGTGCTCGCGCACGTCGCTGATGTTCCGGCGGAGAGGGCCGGGCTCGGAGAGCCGGCCGTGCCGCCCGGAGAGCCGGCGCGACGTGCGCCGGTCACTCGCTGGCTGCCGACGCAGACGGGCTATGACGAGGCCTCCGTCGTGGTCGTCATGGCCTCGGTGCTGGAGCGCGTGGCGTGGCGGTACGCACACGCGCGCGCCTACCGCGTGCTGCTGATCGAGGCCGGTCATCTCGGGCAGACGTTCTGTCTGACGGCGGCCGCGCTCGGCCTCGCGCCGTTCTGTACGGCAGCCCTCGCAGACAGCACCATCGAGGCCGACCTGCACCTCGATGGCGAAACGCAGCCGGTCGTGTACGCCGTTGGCGTCGGCACGACTGTCGACGGCCCGTGGCGGCCGCACGCCGGACGTCCGGCCCCCACGCTCGAACGCACCCGCCTGGGCCTGGCGCTCGACGCCGCGGAATGA
- a CDS encoding protein kinase → MSAQRTRLLELAASVADGTVDIDWTQLDASVQDEEDRQLLEDLRVLAGVAQLHRSDPAAASGLTESRTVRGRVVGRIGPVLTDTDAPTVEERVLPPPSLSPMGRWGHLDLIEQIGQGSFGNVYRARDTRLDRDVALKLLRKGRQTAELAEKVLHEGRILARVRHRNVVTVFGVEEQEGRIGLWMEYIRGRTLEQLLRSTGPFGAREAALIGQELCRALAAVHKAGLVHRDIKTQNVMREEGGRLVLMDFGAGEYVQAGGTAPTGRLTGTPLYLAPELLRGGEATVRSDMYGLGVLLFHLVTTQYPVSASSLDDLRQAHREGRRLRLHDARPDLADDFARVVERACHPDPDRRHMSAGALQEALARSLGLDSTITVDRDAIAAALAASAAEAPVPAVANAPARWTFRWWHVAFVGVALGAVLVALLAWLLPREAAPILQRATAVKPIVAVRPFVSAGGAFDPLTFAVASSLGARLSASPEVRVTSADAVAALNDADTASASIMATLQSDALIELLPVRQVSGGYQANARLIMAGALPVSLPTIGPTATLDGLSDALASALAAPLRLNAETLHGASPASTRANPEALELYARGLRQSATESPGGTAQACQSFKAAMTADPEFAGAHARWAQCLLTQYRFGVLPARSAFEYARTAASMALARDADSADARAVLADLHAEEHDWVRAESEFHEALARDSSNVYARSRYAMLLAGRGRTAESVEQLTEALRASPLSSTVKGYRAMSLHYAGRDEEALDMFQQLRGVDMSLESALVGQCRIFVVVGKFEEALSTCRQLLTRRGGHDAFSEAQLAAALGRLDRHPESARQLALLRGAYDAAPDNERPNLAFFLATAYAGLEQVDQVFPWLEVAARGGSSRLAYLRVDPRFAVARSDPRWAQILTTYESRP, encoded by the coding sequence CAGGACGAGGAGGATCGGCAGCTCCTGGAGGATCTGCGGGTTCTGGCTGGTGTCGCGCAATTGCACCGCTCGGATCCCGCTGCGGCGTCAGGACTCACTGAATCACGGACCGTGCGTGGCCGTGTGGTCGGCAGGATTGGGCCGGTGCTCACCGACACCGATGCGCCGACCGTGGAAGAGCGCGTGTTGCCGCCGCCGTCCTTGTCGCCGATGGGCCGGTGGGGCCACCTCGATCTGATCGAGCAGATCGGGCAGGGGTCGTTCGGCAACGTGTATCGCGCCCGCGACACACGCCTGGACCGCGACGTGGCGCTCAAGTTGCTGCGCAAGGGCCGGCAGACCGCTGAGCTCGCCGAGAAGGTGTTGCACGAAGGGCGGATCCTCGCGCGCGTCCGTCATCGCAACGTCGTCACCGTGTTCGGCGTGGAGGAGCAGGAGGGACGTATCGGCCTGTGGATGGAGTACATCCGCGGGCGGACGCTCGAGCAGCTCCTGCGGTCGACGGGCCCTTTCGGCGCGCGCGAAGCGGCCCTGATCGGACAGGAGTTGTGCCGGGCGCTTGCGGCGGTGCACAAGGCCGGCCTCGTCCATCGCGACATCAAGACGCAGAACGTGATGCGCGAAGAGGGCGGGCGTCTCGTGCTGATGGACTTCGGCGCGGGGGAGTACGTCCAGGCCGGCGGGACCGCGCCGACGGGGCGGCTCACGGGCACGCCGTTGTATCTCGCCCCTGAACTGCTGCGCGGCGGCGAGGCGACGGTGCGCTCGGACATGTACGGTCTCGGCGTCCTGCTGTTCCACCTCGTGACGACGCAGTATCCGGTCAGCGCCTCGTCGCTCGACGATTTGCGCCAGGCGCACCGGGAGGGCCGCCGGCTCCGGCTGCACGATGCGCGACCCGATCTGGCCGACGACTTCGCGCGGGTGGTGGAGCGCGCGTGCCACCCGGATCCCGATCGCCGCCACATGAGCGCCGGTGCCCTCCAGGAGGCGCTGGCCCGTTCGCTCGGTCTCGACAGCACCATCACCGTGGATCGCGATGCCATCGCGGCGGCCCTGGCCGCGTCGGCGGCGGAGGCGCCCGTGCCCGCGGTCGCGAACGCGCCGGCGCGGTGGACGTTCCGGTGGTGGCACGTGGCGTTTGTCGGCGTTGCGCTCGGGGCCGTGCTCGTGGCGTTGCTCGCGTGGCTGTTGCCGCGAGAGGCGGCCCCGATACTCCAGCGGGCAACGGCCGTGAAGCCCATCGTGGCCGTCAGGCCCTTCGTGTCGGCTGGCGGAGCCTTCGATCCGCTCACGTTCGCCGTGGCGTCGAGCCTCGGTGCGCGACTGAGCGCCTCTCCCGAGGTGCGCGTCACCAGCGCCGACGCTGTGGCCGCGCTGAACGACGCCGACACCGCCAGCGCGTCGATCATGGCCACGCTCCAGAGCGATGCGCTCATCGAGTTGCTGCCGGTGCGTCAGGTGTCGGGCGGATACCAGGCCAATGCCAGGCTGATCATGGCCGGCGCGCTGCCCGTGTCACTGCCGACCATCGGCCCCACGGCCACGCTCGACGGGCTCAGCGACGCGCTCGCCAGTGCGCTGGCCGCGCCGCTGCGGCTCAATGCCGAGACCTTGCACGGTGCGTCGCCGGCGTCCACGCGCGCCAATCCCGAAGCGCTGGAACTCTACGCGCGCGGGCTGCGCCAGAGCGCCACCGAGAGTCCCGGCGGCACGGCGCAGGCGTGTCAGTCGTTCAAGGCCGCGATGACGGCCGATCCGGAGTTCGCCGGCGCGCACGCGCGGTGGGCCCAGTGCCTGCTCACTCAGTACCGCTTCGGCGTGCTGCCCGCGCGATCGGCGTTCGAGTACGCGCGCACGGCGGCGTCGATGGCGCTGGCGCGCGATGCCGACAGCGCCGACGCGCGTGCCGTGCTCGCGGATCTGCACGCGGAAGAGCACGACTGGGTCCGTGCCGAGAGCGAGTTCCACGAGGCACTCGCGCGCGACAGCAGCAACGTCTACGCGCGATCGCGCTACGCGATGCTCCTGGCCGGCCGTGGCCGCACGGCCGAATCGGTGGAGCAACTCACCGAGGCGCTTCGCGCGTCGCCTCTGTCGTCCACGGTGAAGGGCTACCGGGCGATGAGCCTGCACTACGCCGGACGCGACGAGGAGGCGCTCGACATGTTCCAGCAGTTGCGCGGCGTGGACATGTCGCTGGAGTCGGCGCTCGTGGGACAGTGCCGCATCTTCGTGGTGGTCGGCAAGTTCGAGGAAGCGCTCTCCACGTGTCGACAGTTGCTCACGCGACGCGGCGGTCATGACGCGTTCTCGGAGGCGCAACTCGCGGCGGCACTCGGCCGCCTCGACCGGCATCCGGAATCGGCGCGCCAACTCGCGCTGCTGCGGGGCGCGTACGACGCCGCGCCAGACAACGAACGCCCGAACCTCGCGTTCTTCCTGGCCACCGCGTACGCCGGCCTCGAGCAGGTCGACCAGGTGTTCCCGTGGCTCGAAGTGGCCGCCCGTGGAGGCAGTTCACGCCTGGCCTATCTCCGCGTGGACCCGCGTTTCGCGGTGGCGCGATCGGATCCGCGCTGGGCGCAGATCCTCACCACGTACGAGTCCCGTCCCTGA